The Phoenix dactylifera cultivar Barhee BC4 chromosome 15, palm_55x_up_171113_PBpolish2nd_filt_p, whole genome shotgun sequence genome contains a region encoding:
- the LOC103705816 gene encoding protein TITANIA-like isoform X2, with protein MFADSDTPKGSSSRLDAAQSNTKPLDLENPSPKSSLFGGGEKAGASSAAAPQELTLSYLCENPKPGLQEKEGLGSDLFVALEKARAKGKEIALDPPDDGGERWVERDFLQLGGVKAPAKREGPEGFEVEGREKKLKIGTLNLSLGLPNLSLSLNSANPAAPPATVSAPAAPTSVTPAAAPAKRTFSNNTHATNSDDYGASLSYSCSVAFSHNPSCSLTRNSTENFDMSRENDTMWYAGEGTNGSVHSRFKPVGDSITFSNLGGFPHMQGENKDRANNSENISFFPAELPARPAKANAAATSDAGKESMMLTRLDRVLKEMVSESVPYMAQILQDFPTESLEAVKECLRNLMSAPEKRDEFASLQRRLERRSDLTCETLSKCHRTQLEVLVAIKTGIANYVSGRCLIPSNELVEIFLHLRCPNVNCNSLVPVDDCDCKICSGKKGFCSACMCPVCLKFDCAANTCSWVGCDVCSHWCHAACGIEKNLIRPGPTLKGQMGMTEMQFHCPGCGHASEMFGFVKEVFICCAKDWGLETLLKELDCVRKIFHASEDFEGKGLHAKAEEILNMLTKKLISPIDACSNMLQFFQNEDGVTEFSVTGSSSKNILGTQANQQADTLPLPSSTTVTPPKSVLNFKPTSSILDTKIDSLKTDPKPLAVEAHFTLGKEDGFQSLETIVKFKEAEAKLFQRLADEARREMEGYRQIACAKSEKLEEEYATKLAKLRLQETEEHRRRKLDELKFLENSHCDYHKMKMRMQAEIAGLLERMEATRKMWV; from the exons ATGTTCGCCGATTCCGATACCCCGAAGGGTTCCTCTTCGAGGCTCGACGCCGCTCAATCGAACACTAAGCCCCTCGATCTCGAAAACCCGAGCCCGAAATCCAGTCTTTTCGGCGGCGGCGAAAAAGCCGGCGCCTCCTCCGCCGCTGCCCCCCAGGAGCTGACCCTCAGCTACCTCTGCGAGAATCCCAAGCCGGGGCTCCAGGAAAAGGAGGGACTTGGGAGCGATCTCTTCGTCGCGCTGGAGAAAGCCCGAGCCAAAGGGAAGGAGATCGCCTTGGACCCACCGGATGATGGCGGGGAGCGGTGGGTCGAGAGGGACTTCCTCCAGCTTGGCGGCGTCAAGGCGCCGGCGAAGCGAGAGGGGCCGGAGGGCTTCGAGGTAGAGGGACGGGAAAAGAAGCTCAAGATCGGGACCCTAAACCTGTCCCTCGGGCTGCCCAATCTCTCGCTTTCGCTCAATTCGGCGAATCCGGCTGCTCCGCCGGCAACTGTCTCGGCTCCCGCTGCTCCCACTTCGGTGACGCCGGCGGCGGCTCCGGCGAAGAGGACCTTTAGCAACAACACCCACGCCACCAATTCGGACGACTATGGCGCCTCGCTCTCCTACTCGTGCTCGGTGGCCTTCTCGCACAACCCCAGCTGCTCCCTCACCAGGAATTCCACCGAGAATTTTGATATGTCGCGGGAAAACGATACGATGTGGTACGCCGGGGAGGGGACGAACGGGTCAGTCCACAGTCGATTCAAGCCCGTGGGTGACAGCATCACTTTCTCCAACCTCGGCGGCTTCCCTCACATGCAGGGAGAGAACAAGGACCGGGCAAACAACTCGGAGAACATCTCCTTCTTCCCGGCCGAGTTGCCTGCAAGGCCGGCGAAGGCTAATGCTGCTGCAACCTCTGATGCCGGGAAGGAGAGCATGATGCTTACGAGGCTGGACAGGGTATTGAAAGAGATGGTGTCGGAGTCAGTCCCTTACATGGCGCAGATACTTCAAGATTTTCCCACCGAGTCGCTGGAAGCTGTGAAGGAGTGTCTGAGGAATCTGATGAGCGCCCCGGAGAAGAGGGATGAGTTTGCTAGCCTCCAGAGAAGGCTCGAGAGGAGATCGGACCTTACATGTGAGACCCTCTCCAAGTGTCACAGGACACAGCTCGAAGTTCTGGTGGCGATCAAAACTGGTATCGCGAATTATGTGTCCGGAAGGTGCCTCATTCCTTCAAATGAGCTGGTCGAGATATTCTTGCACCTGAGGTGCCCAAATGTGAACTGCAATAGCTTAGTGCCTGTCGACGATTGTGACTGCAAGATTTGCTCTGGCAAGAAGGGATTTTGTAGTGCTTGCATGTGCCCTGTCTGTCTGAAGTTTGATTGTGCTGCAAATACATGCAGTTGGGTCGGGTGTGATGTTTGCTCCCATTGGTGCCATGCTGCGTGTGGGATTGAGAAGAATCTGATTAGGCCTGGGCCGACCTTGAAGGGTCAGATGGGTATGACAGAGATGCAGTTCCATTGCCCTGGGTGTGGACATGCTTCTGAGATGTTTGGATTCGTTAAAGAAGTTTTTATCTGCTGTGCGAAGGATTGGGGTCTTGAGACCTTGTTGAAGGAGCTGGACTGTGTTAGGAAGATCTTCCATGCTAGCGAGGATTTTGAGGGGAAGGGCCTGCATGCGAAGGCAGAAGAGATTCTCAACATGCTTACCAAGAAGCTTATTTCACCCATAGATGCGTGTAGCAACATGCTGCAGTTTTTTCAA AATGAAG ATGGAGTTACGGAGTTCTCTGTTACTGGAAGCTCCTCCAAGAACATACTTGGAACTCAAGCAAACCAGCAGGCAGACACACTTCCTCTTCCATCATCAACAACTGTTACCCCTCCAAAATCTGTACTTAACTTCAAACCAACCAGCTCTATACTAGACACCAAGATAGATTCTCTCAAAACAGATCCAAAACCTCTTGCAGTTGAAGCCCATTTCACCCTAGGGAAGGAGGATGGCTTTCAGAGCTTGGAGACTATTGTGAAGTTCAAGGAGGCGGAGGCAAAGCTCTTCCAGAGGCTTGCAGATGAAGCCAGGAGGGAAATGGAGGGTTACCGCCAGATTGCCTGTGCCAAGTCTGAGAAGCTGGAGGAGGAGTATGCAACCAAGCTCGCAAAGCTTCGTCTCCAGGAGACTGAGGAGCACCGGAGGAGGAAGCTCGATGAGCTCAAATTCCTCGAAAACTCTCACTGTGACTACCATAAGATGAAGATGAGGATGCAAGCTGAGATAGCCGGCTTGCTGGAAAGGATGGAAGCAACAAGGAAAATGTGGGTATAA
- the LOC103705816 gene encoding protein OBERON 3-like isoform X1 gives MFADSDTPKGSSSRLDAAQSNTKPLDLENPSPKSSLFGGGEKAGASSAAAPQELTLSYLCENPKPGLQEKEGLGSDLFVALEKARAKGKEIALDPPDDGGERWVERDFLQLGGVKAPAKREGPEGFEVEGREKKLKIGTLNLSLGLPNLSLSLNSANPAAPPATVSAPAAPTSVTPAAAPAKRTFSNNTHATNSDDYGASLSYSCSVAFSHNPSCSLTRNSTENFDMSRENDTMWYAGEGTNGSVHSRFKPVGDSITFSNLGGFPHMQGENKDRANNSENISFFPAELPARPAKANAAATSDAGKESMMLTRLDRVLKEMVSESVPYMAQILQDFPTESLEAVKECLRNLMSAPEKRDEFASLQRRLERRSDLTCETLSKCHRTQLEVLVAIKTGIANYVSGRCLIPSNELVEIFLHLRCPNVNCNSLVPVDDCDCKICSGKKGFCSACMCPVCLKFDCAANTCSWVGCDVCSHWCHAACGIEKNLIRPGPTLKGQMGMTEMQFHCPGCGHASEMFGFVKEVFICCAKDWGLETLLKELDCVRKIFHASEDFEGKGLHAKAEEILNMLTKKLISPIDACSNMLQFFQVWSYGVLCYWKLLQEHTWNSSKPAGRHTSSSIINNCYPSKICT, from the exons ATGTTCGCCGATTCCGATACCCCGAAGGGTTCCTCTTCGAGGCTCGACGCCGCTCAATCGAACACTAAGCCCCTCGATCTCGAAAACCCGAGCCCGAAATCCAGTCTTTTCGGCGGCGGCGAAAAAGCCGGCGCCTCCTCCGCCGCTGCCCCCCAGGAGCTGACCCTCAGCTACCTCTGCGAGAATCCCAAGCCGGGGCTCCAGGAAAAGGAGGGACTTGGGAGCGATCTCTTCGTCGCGCTGGAGAAAGCCCGAGCCAAAGGGAAGGAGATCGCCTTGGACCCACCGGATGATGGCGGGGAGCGGTGGGTCGAGAGGGACTTCCTCCAGCTTGGCGGCGTCAAGGCGCCGGCGAAGCGAGAGGGGCCGGAGGGCTTCGAGGTAGAGGGACGGGAAAAGAAGCTCAAGATCGGGACCCTAAACCTGTCCCTCGGGCTGCCCAATCTCTCGCTTTCGCTCAATTCGGCGAATCCGGCTGCTCCGCCGGCAACTGTCTCGGCTCCCGCTGCTCCCACTTCGGTGACGCCGGCGGCGGCTCCGGCGAAGAGGACCTTTAGCAACAACACCCACGCCACCAATTCGGACGACTATGGCGCCTCGCTCTCCTACTCGTGCTCGGTGGCCTTCTCGCACAACCCCAGCTGCTCCCTCACCAGGAATTCCACCGAGAATTTTGATATGTCGCGGGAAAACGATACGATGTGGTACGCCGGGGAGGGGACGAACGGGTCAGTCCACAGTCGATTCAAGCCCGTGGGTGACAGCATCACTTTCTCCAACCTCGGCGGCTTCCCTCACATGCAGGGAGAGAACAAGGACCGGGCAAACAACTCGGAGAACATCTCCTTCTTCCCGGCCGAGTTGCCTGCAAGGCCGGCGAAGGCTAATGCTGCTGCAACCTCTGATGCCGGGAAGGAGAGCATGATGCTTACGAGGCTGGACAGGGTATTGAAAGAGATGGTGTCGGAGTCAGTCCCTTACATGGCGCAGATACTTCAAGATTTTCCCACCGAGTCGCTGGAAGCTGTGAAGGAGTGTCTGAGGAATCTGATGAGCGCCCCGGAGAAGAGGGATGAGTTTGCTAGCCTCCAGAGAAGGCTCGAGAGGAGATCGGACCTTACATGTGAGACCCTCTCCAAGTGTCACAGGACACAGCTCGAAGTTCTGGTGGCGATCAAAACTGGTATCGCGAATTATGTGTCCGGAAGGTGCCTCATTCCTTCAAATGAGCTGGTCGAGATATTCTTGCACCTGAGGTGCCCAAATGTGAACTGCAATAGCTTAGTGCCTGTCGACGATTGTGACTGCAAGATTTGCTCTGGCAAGAAGGGATTTTGTAGTGCTTGCATGTGCCCTGTCTGTCTGAAGTTTGATTGTGCTGCAAATACATGCAGTTGGGTCGGGTGTGATGTTTGCTCCCATTGGTGCCATGCTGCGTGTGGGATTGAGAAGAATCTGATTAGGCCTGGGCCGACCTTGAAGGGTCAGATGGGTATGACAGAGATGCAGTTCCATTGCCCTGGGTGTGGACATGCTTCTGAGATGTTTGGATTCGTTAAAGAAGTTTTTATCTGCTGTGCGAAGGATTGGGGTCTTGAGACCTTGTTGAAGGAGCTGGACTGTGTTAGGAAGATCTTCCATGCTAGCGAGGATTTTGAGGGGAAGGGCCTGCATGCGAAGGCAGAAGAGATTCTCAACATGCTTACCAAGAAGCTTATTTCACCCATAGATGCGTGTAGCAACATGCTGCAGTTTTTTCAAGT ATGGAGTTACGGAGTTCTCTGTTACTGGAAGCTCCTCCAAGAACATACTTGGAACTCAAGCAAACCAGCAGGCAGACACACTTCCTCTTCCATCATCAACAACTGTTACCCCTCCAAAATCTGTACTTAA